A window of Gymnogyps californianus isolate 813 chromosome 28, ASM1813914v2, whole genome shotgun sequence genomic DNA:
TTTCCCACCCAGTGGCCCAGAGGATCCTGAAGGCCAAGACTCACGTGTTGTCGATCGGAGGGAAGAAATACCCGCTGGAAGTGACGGCGCATGTGGCGGAGCTGAGCCCCGATGAGGTAGCGAGGAGCAgacagctcctgcccaggcGGCCGTGACAGCCCCAGCTGGCTCCCAGACCGGCTCTGTGGCTGGCAGACACGCTTGGGAAGGGAgacctccctctctcctttaaTCTTAATTAGACTGAAAGCAAAtccatttttattcatattcaAATGAggaattgggtttttttctaataacACAGGGACAGCCAGGCAGGCTGTGCACTGggttgttttgtatttgtgccTGTCAAAGCAAGGAAGGATAGTCAGACTGGAGGGATAGTCAGACTGTCACTTTTCCCCAGCCCATCTGGTGACACACGGGGGATCCTGTTAATGCCTCTGCTGTGTCATTAGCTCGACACCATGTCATTAGTTGGACACGCTTCTTCTCAGGAGAGCTTAGGAGACAAACACGCTGGTGTCTAGGAGGCACTGGAGAGTTCTTGCCTCTTCCTCCAGTTTCAAGAGAGTATGGCAGTAGCCACGTCTCACGTTTTCATGTCTGGGCACTGAAAACGAGGGCATGGGAGTTAGCCTGGCATTGCAGACTTTTCTGCAAGCCTGTGGTGCCAGACTGCATGAAGGTCTGCAGCTGAAGCTCTGGGAGAGCAAGAGGGCAACTGCATTTCGGATGCAAAAGGGATAGTGGATTTCTTGGGTTTGGGCTGTTTGCAGAGCTCCCAGCATGTAGAAGTGGGGCCACATCTCGGTGCGATTTGCCCCTCGCATTCCTGGtttgcagaaagcttttgaCTATGCATACAAGGTCCTAGAGTTGCTTGGTCTGGCTGGGTCTTTCAGTCCTGCCTGTGTTATGCTCCCATCTCATTTGAAAGCAGGAtgctgagagagagaggtggCGGATCACGTCATCTCTTCTGTCATAATAATGCAGAGGCTTTGGCAAGTGTCAGGTGCATTTGCCTCCCCCTCTGCCTTGGAGGGGGGTTATTTTTGGTCCTTGCTCTCTCACTCCTTTGCTATCTACTTGCAGATCTTCATACGCGCTTGTGTGATAGTTGACTATGGCAAGCTTCCTGCTGGCAAAACCCTCCTGAGGAACTTGCATAAAGGCTACAGCAATGTGCAGTTCAACTTTGACTCCAAGAACACACACTGCATAGTCAAGGGACCATTCACTGAGCTGCAGGCCTTCAGCAGAGACCTGCTGGGCAGCCTGAACCTCAAGAGCCAAGCCGTTGGAGAGATCCTCCTGCCAGGTTCCAGCCATGTGGCCAAAGAGACCAGAATGCATGATCACCAGCAAGTGCCTGACTCCACTGAGTCAGCACGAGAGACAGCAAAGCTGCCGAATTGGGACCAGGTGTATGAAAAGGCAGCTAAAGTCCCATCGTCTCGGGGCCCAGTGGATGGGGAAGCTGTGGAACAGCTGGAGGACTTTTCCCTAGTGATGGACTCGGACATTTACTTGTACATGCAGAGGTTCTGTGCTGCCGAGTACCAAGGTGTGCTACGCCAGCATCGTGTGGATGTGGTGGATGTTAGCAGCGATGGCATCGCCATACTGTACCTCCAACCATCGGCAGGTATGTCTGGGGACATGGACGCCTTGCAACAGGCCCGCCTGGCCCTGCAGCAGCTTtaccagcagctggaggtgaGCTTGCGCAAGGAGAAGATCACCAAGGGAGGACTGGATATGGACAGCCAGGCACTCAGGGCTCTGACACATGAGCTGCAGAAACTGTATCCCCAGTTGCTCTGCCATGAGGATGAGAGGCAGCTTTATCTTATTGGAAACCTCGTTGATGTGTCCCAGGCCAAGCAGTACCTTCAGGATTTCAGCACCAGAAGAGGTGCCGCACACACGGTTAGCAtgctcagcagctccctgccctcaCACCCAGCAACCTCCCGCACCACAGAGGCTGCACTGCACAAGCCCAAAGCGCCTGTGGACACCTCAGCCTCAAGGGTCAGCCCAGGCAGGCCGGAGCTGAAAGGTGAGCTCAAGCTAGCTGCCAACTTCAGCGCTCGGAAAGCTGACAGGTCTCAGGTCAGCCGGGGCCTCTTGCTGAATCAGGACTCTCCACCGGCGGGACAGGCGCAACTTTCtggaaaacacttttcagaGACAGATGCTCTAGGGCCAAGTGACCCAACAGCACTGACCCAGCAGTACCAGCCTCATGTCTCTACAACAGATGTGGTTTTGGGGTCAGCAGCAGAGTCTCAGCAGAAGGACCCCAAAGAATGGGAGCATGTGAAAGGAGGTGCCAGGCTTACAAGACACAAGGCTCTGTCTCCCTTTGGgggcaaagaaaacagcacttcGCAGCATCCTGGGGACTCTAAAGGCTCAGGTCCCATCAGGCACCATCCCCTTGCTGGCACATCTAGTACCTTTGACACAACAAGGACCTCTTCTGCTTTAGACTCTAAACCCTCTGAATCCAGGCCTCTGCTGCGACGTTCCAACAGCTTCTCCCTGCCAAGGTCAAAGGAAAGCGACAAGCCCCAAGAcacgggcagggcaggcagtggAGGCAGTAGGGTGAGTGAAGAAATGAGCCTGGACTCTCTGCAGTGGTCTTACCTGAAAGACGTTTGCCGCGCTGCTATTGATGAACTGTGCAGGGATGGAGGTGTGCAGATCTCAGAGCAACGTGCTGGGGACTGCACTGTGCTGACGCTACAGGCGGCGGACAGGAGCAAGCTTTTCCAGGCTAAATGGAAGGTGGAAGCTCTTGTGCAGAAGTGTCCCGACCTTGTGTGTCAGAGTATGAGCTACTCAGAGCTCGCTGTAGATGGTCCAGATGACAGTGCCCTGAGTGAACTGTGCAGCCTCTTGCGAGGAAACTCCCTCCAGGTTGGACTCAGCAAAGACAAGTACAAGCTATATCTTG
This region includes:
- the LOC127026782 gene encoding uncharacterized protein LOC127026782; translated protein: MAGRTVRVGGLPADLPPDRVADKLTIHFLRSRNGGGEIADVQVLAGSQACALITFEAPEVAQRILKAKTHVLSIGGKKYPLEVTAHVAELSPDEIFIRACVIVDYGKLPAGKTLLRNLHKGYSNVQFNFDSKNTHCIVKGPFTELQAFSRDLLGSLNLKSQAVGEILLPGSSHVAKETRMHDHQQVPDSTESARETAKLPNWDQVYEKAAKVPSSRGPVDGEAVEQLEDFSLVMDSDIYLYMQRFCAAEYQGVLRQHRVDVVDVSSDGIAILYLQPSAGMSGDMDALQQARLALQQLYQQLEVSLRKEKITKGGLDMDSQALRALTHELQKLYPQLLCHEDERQLYLIGNLVDVSQAKQYLQDFSTRRGAAHTVSMLSSSLPSHPATSRTTEAALHKPKAPVDTSASRVSPGRPELKGELKLAANFSARKADRSQVSRGLLLNQDSPPAGQAQLSGKHFSETDALGPSDPTALTQQYQPHVSTTDVVLGSAAESQQKDPKEWEHVKGGARLTRHKALSPFGGKENSTSQHPGDSKGSGPIRHHPLAGTSSTFDTTRTSSALDSKPSESRPLLRRSNSFSLPRSKESDKPQDTGRAGSGGSRVSEEMSLDSLQWSYLKDVCRAAIDELCRDGGVQISEQRAGDCTVLTLQAADRSKLFQAKWKVEALVQKCPDLVCQSMSYSELAVDGPDDSALSELCSLLRGNSLQVGLSKDKYKLYLACPKEMLPGVTEAFHVFSSRRLRALKSSSLSPGPESTGHSSVIQPSRSQDTVLGAALPSSLESLQMGLQHLTISDKADPADVLRASRLPEAEEKRSPSPWRFQQALGQEEANDHVDSGAVQGGSSLLSPGVADKPSPAGLRESQEQPKTKLSVGEPDIARLKQVLPDRFQFARDKSRGGHNEAMGQLRSPVPAADGAPRSLPTWLYGATAAEPPEAAAEQSPAAEPRGQERALLPTGRSEVQEEPDLSSRQTRGPSLGQESGKTPLGRCDACQGSGVTCQAPCGHALCRTCFAADSTQPACCSSSSVAPSRKIPGTFKISSLSQSLPGYYRDLTLQVAYNIPDGVQGVGDPRPGQPYKGGDFYAFLPDNREGQKTAMLLKKAFEHGLTFQIKSCNGEERVIWGLIPHKTSWDGGKARNGYPDAQYLREVCTVLKKLGIA